The DNA sequence TAAAGACTTCTTCGTCCGGTGGCTCATTTTGTGGGTTGACATTTTCTTTTTGAGGCTCATTTTTATGATACGGAAGGGAATAGACATCGTCTTTTTCCTTCTCGAATTTGATCTGCTTGAGATCGCCAAGGTTGTTTATACGCTTCTTTCCCATTGTTTATCCTTCCTTCGGTCGAAACGAGTATATCGGATTGCTTGCCCGGGGCAAGTAAAAGAGTGCTGTCGCGTGCCTGAAACACGATTCACTGGACTTCCTAGGCTCCGTTAAGTAATGAGCCTGTTGCACAATGACTTAAAGTGAGGAAACAGATGCTGACCATAGAAGACTTGCATGTCAACATCGGCGATAAAGAGGTCCTCAAGGGGATCAATCTCCAGATAAATGCCGGGGAAACGTTTATTCTGTTCGGACCCAACGGTTCTGGCAAGACGTCTCTTCTCATGGCATTGATGGGTTTTGCCGGATACAACATCACCAAAGGGAAGATTTTATTCAAGGGCCAGGATATCACCGAGGCTCCCATGTACGAACGGGCTCGGCTTGGTGTGGGGATGTCTTTTCAGCGGCCGCCGACCATTCATGGCCTGCGAACCCGCCATCTTGTCAAGATGTGCTCTCGTAATGGGGCAGTGAATCCCGATATGCTCGCTGAAGCCGTGAACATGACCGATTTTCTGGACCGTGATATCAACGACGGTTTCTCCGGTGGCGAAATCAAGCGTTCCGAATTGTTGCAACTCATGGCCCAACAGCCGGATCTGGTCTTGTTTGACGAGCCTGAATCCGGTGTGGATATGGAAAATATGCAACTGGTAGGCAAGGTTGCCCGTGAGGTTCTGGATGGGAATTACAACAGCAGTTCGCCAGATCTGAGCCTGCGTGAGCGCAAGGAACAGATGCAAACCGCTGGATTGATTATTACCCATACCGGCCATATCCTTGATTATGTCAATGCTGACCGCGGTCAGGTCCTTTATCAGGGACATCTGTGCTGTGAAGGTCGTCCCAGGGATATTCTGGACCACATTCGGGAGCACGGCTACCAGGAATGTGTCCGCTGCATGAACTAGCAACTCCTTGTGAAGGAGATACATATGAGTAAAGTCGATCTTTCCGATTTCAAATTTGAAGGTCTTCAGCAGGAATCCATTGCCGATTTGTCCGCGTTGTCCGAAAAGGACAAGGATCAATTGCTGATGGCTGGCGTTGTTTCCGACCTGAGTACTCGGTCCGCATCCTATTTGCAGATGGATCAGTCTGCGGTTCACTGTGAGTCCCGGGATGATGGTGTCGAGATCATGGATATCAAGGACGCGCTCAAGAAATATGATGGTCTCAAGGACTATTATTGGACCCTCGTGGATAAGGACAAGGATGAATATACCAAGTCCGCATACGACAATGTCCATGGCGGCTATTTTATTCGCGTCAAGGCCGGAGCCAAGATCAAGGATCCGATTCAGTCCTGTCTCATGCTCAAGTCTGAGCATGTTGGCCAGAACGTCCATAATCTTGTCATTATTGAAGAAGGTGCCGAAGCCCATATCATTACCGGATGTTCTGTGGCCCATGGCACGAAATCCGGGGCGCATCTCGGTATTTCCGAATTTTTTGTTAAAAAGAA is a window from the Pseudodesulfovibrio sp. JC047 genome containing:
- a CDS encoding ABC transporter ATP-binding protein — protein: MLTIEDLHVNIGDKEVLKGINLQINAGETFILFGPNGSGKTSLLMALMGFAGYNITKGKILFKGQDITEAPMYERARLGVGMSFQRPPTIHGLRTRHLVKMCSRNGAVNPDMLAEAVNMTDFLDRDINDGFSGGEIKRSELLQLMAQQPDLVLFDEPESGVDMENMQLVGKVAREVLDGNYNSSSPDLSLRERKEQMQTAGLIITHTGHILDYVNADRGQVLYQGHLCCEGRPRDILDHIREHGYQECVRCMN